The following are encoded in a window of Flavobacterium cupriresistens genomic DNA:
- a CDS encoding GxxExxY protein → MSELYLSEESYKIIGICMEVHKILGKGHSEKVYGDALEYEFQKNEIPYNRELRYSIAYKDIVLPSYYFADFVVFNEIILELKAITALSTSEIKQTLNYLAASKNKLGLLINFGEDSLKYKRIIL, encoded by the coding sequence ATGAGTGAATTATATTTAAGTGAAGAGTCTTATAAAATTATTGGAATTTGTATGGAAGTCCATAAAATTCTGGGAAAAGGACACAGTGAAAAAGTTTATGGAGATGCTTTGGAATATGAATTTCAGAAAAATGAAATTCCATATAATAGAGAACTGAGATACAGCATTGCTTATAAAGACATCGTATTGCCAAGTTATTATTTTGCAGATTTTGTTGTTTTCAACGAAATTATTTTAGAACTAAAAGCAATTACAGCATTATCAACAAGCGAAATTAAACAAACATTAAATTATCTGGCTGCATCAAAAAATAAATTAGGTTTACTGATTAATTTTGGAGAAGACAGCCTTAAATACAAAAGAATAATACTATAA
- the map gene encoding type I methionyl aminopeptidase, whose translation MIIVKSREEIELMRESALIVSKTLGMIASEIKEGVTTLYLDKLAEEFIRDHGATPSFLGLYDFPNSLCMSPNAQVVHGIPNNTPLKNGDVISVDCGAFKNGYHGDHAYSFEIGEVAPEVKKLLRITKESLYVGIREFKAGNRVEDVGNAIQKYTEAHGYGVVRELVGHGLGQKMHEEPEMPNYGKRGRGKLFVEGMVVAIEPMINLGTRNIKQLKDGWTILTADGKASAHFEHDVALIDGKPEILSTFAYIYKALGIESNEEDEFRQVPLVI comes from the coding sequence ATGATTATTGTAAAATCACGTGAAGAAATCGAATTAATGCGCGAAAGTGCTTTAATCGTATCTAAAACATTAGGAATGATTGCTTCTGAAATTAAAGAAGGAGTTACCACTTTATATCTTGACAAGTTAGCCGAAGAGTTCATTCGTGATCACGGCGCGACACCAAGTTTCTTAGGTTTATATGATTTCCCGAACTCGCTTTGTATGAGTCCGAATGCACAGGTTGTACACGGAATCCCTAATAATACGCCACTAAAAAACGGTGATGTTATTTCTGTAGATTGCGGTGCTTTTAAAAATGGATATCACGGAGATCACGCTTACAGTTTTGAAATTGGAGAAGTGGCTCCCGAGGTTAAAAAACTTCTGAGAATCACTAAAGAATCTCTTTATGTAGGGATCAGAGAATTTAAAGCCGGAAATCGCGTGGAAGATGTTGGAAATGCGATTCAAAAATATACAGAAGCTCATGGTTACGGTGTAGTTCGTGAATTGGTAGGTCATGGTTTAGGGCAAAAAATGCACGAAGAACCGGAAATGCCAAACTACGGAAAACGTGGTCGTGGAAAACTTTTTGTAGAAGGAATGGTGGTTGCCATCGAACCGATGATCAATCTGGGAACACGAAACATCAAACAACTAAAAGACGGCTGGACAATCCTTACTGCCGACGGAAAAGCAAGTGCCCACTTCGAGCACGATGTAGCTTTAATCGACGGAAAACCGGAAATCTTATCGACATTCGCTTATATCTACAAAGCTTTGGGCATTGAAAGTAATGAGGAAGATGAGTTTAGACAGGTGCCTTTAGTGATATAA
- a CDS encoding TolC family protein, giving the protein MKRLFYLLLFFSIITNGQETISKELSYNEFLGYVKKYHPLVKNAQLELNKAQAELMMARGSFDPKIDVDYSKKQFKDKEYYSLLNSSFKIPTWYGVEIKAGFDNNEGYYLNPENTTPNQGLTSLGISVPLGQGLWINKRMADLRKAKMQIELSKSEVKLEAITVLYDASLAYFNWKKNYEEVKLYESYSTNAKKRNSGIQSLIQQGDKPAIDSVEAGIAVKNRLLSLEDSRLKLAKAKLELSNYLWLDNAVPMEISDSLIPEAQLENTIQETLQTNNLTTDGFSIENHPKINALQRKIDILNVERKLNANELLPKIDVGYSYLSQPKYFNDFQTDDYKIGLDFSFPLFLRKERGKLKLTKYKIQETEYILDVEKMQLSNKIQAQNTEILSLSKQLKLIKDLSKDNQTMLQSEERLFSFGESSLFLINTRENNLISAQLAQINLANRFYVSNSELFKIMANPN; this is encoded by the coding sequence ATGAAACGACTTTTCTATCTATTATTATTTTTTTCCATTATTACAAATGGACAGGAAACCATCTCAAAAGAGCTGAGCTATAATGAGTTTTTAGGTTATGTAAAAAAATACCATCCATTGGTTAAAAATGCACAACTTGAACTTAATAAAGCCCAAGCAGAACTGATGATGGCCCGCGGTAGTTTTGATCCGAAAATTGACGTTGACTATTCTAAAAAACAATTCAAAGACAAAGAATACTACTCGCTTTTAAACAGTAGCTTTAAAATTCCAACCTGGTATGGGGTTGAAATCAAAGCGGGTTTTGACAACAACGAAGGCTATTATCTGAATCCCGAAAACACCACTCCAAATCAAGGTTTGACTTCTTTAGGAATCAGTGTTCCATTGGGGCAAGGTTTGTGGATCAATAAAAGAATGGCTGATTTACGCAAAGCGAAAATGCAAATAGAATTAAGCAAATCTGAGGTAAAACTAGAAGCTATTACGGTTTTGTATGATGCGTCATTGGCGTATTTTAACTGGAAAAAAAACTACGAAGAAGTAAAACTATACGAAAGCTACAGCACGAATGCCAAAAAACGAAACAGCGGAATTCAATCTTTGATTCAACAAGGAGACAAACCCGCCATCGATAGTGTTGAAGCAGGAATTGCCGTAAAAAACAGACTTTTGAGCTTAGAAGATTCCAGACTTAAACTGGCCAAAGCAAAATTGGAACTATCCAATTACTTATGGCTGGATAATGCCGTTCCAATGGAAATTTCAGACAGTTTAATTCCGGAAGCACAACTCGAAAACACCATTCAGGAAACTTTGCAAACTAATAATTTAACGACAGACGGTTTTTCGATTGAAAACCATCCGAAAATAAATGCTTTACAACGCAAAATTGACATTTTGAATGTAGAACGAAAATTGAATGCCAACGAATTACTTCCAAAAATAGACGTGGGGTATTCTTATTTGTCACAACCCAAATATTTTAATGATTTTCAAACGGATGATTATAAAATTGGTTTGGATTTTTCATTCCCTTTGTTTTTGAGAAAAGAACGCGGAAAATTAAAACTAACGAAATACAAAATTCAGGAAACAGAATATATTTTAGATGTAGAGAAAATGCAGCTTTCGAATAAAATTCAGGCGCAGAACACAGAAATCCTGTCTCTTTCTAAACAGCTAAAGTTAATTAAGGACTTGTCAAAAGACAATCAGACCATGTTGCAGTCGGAAGAACGTTTGTTTTCATTTGGGGAAAGTTCTCTGTTTTTAATCAACACTCGCGAGAACAATTTGATCAGCGCACAACTGGCTCAGATCAATTTGGCGAATCGTTTTTACGTTTCTAACTCCGAACTTTTTAAAATTATGGCAAATCCAAATTAG
- a CDS encoding HlyD family secretion protein codes for MLHISDNTKPDQSLARFKTIQTLTNKKHYKILNKIIIGISILGFGLLFLPWTQNISGTGAVTTLKPNQRPQSIQSVISGRIEKWYVQEGDFVKKGDTILYISEIKEDYMDPNLVSNTKNQVDAKKQAVQSYESKVASLSNQLRAIESEKKLKLEQAQNKIKQARLKIKSDSIDLIAVNTQLKIANTQYNRSLQLNKEGLKPMTDVEEKRLKLQDAEAKIINQENKLLSSKNDFINSKVEINRIIAEYSEKVAKSESDQFTAKSSQYDASAQVNKLENQYANYSIRNNMYYIRAAQSGYINRALQSGIGETIKEGTAIATIMPSAYDIAVETYVNPVDLPLIRKGEKVRVWFDGWPTIVFSGWPNASYGTFGGKIVAVENFISDNGKYRILIAPDPNEPKWPAQLSIGSGAQTLALLDTVPMWFEIWRTLNGFPPNYYKKDAKPTKEKK; via the coding sequence ATGCTACATATTTCAGACAACACTAAACCGGATCAGTCTTTAGCGCGTTTCAAAACGATACAGACGCTAACAAATAAAAAGCACTATAAAATTTTGAATAAAATTATAATAGGCATTTCTATTTTGGGCTTTGGGCTTCTTTTTTTACCGTGGACTCAGAACATTTCGGGTACAGGAGCCGTAACCACATTAAAACCAAATCAACGTCCGCAATCGATACAAAGTGTGATTTCGGGAAGAATTGAGAAGTGGTATGTACAGGAAGGGGATTTTGTAAAAAAAGGAGATACTATTTTATACATTTCAGAGATCAAAGAAGATTATATGGACCCGAATTTGGTTAGCAACACCAAAAATCAGGTGGACGCCAAAAAACAAGCTGTGCAATCTTACGAATCTAAAGTAGCAAGTCTGAGCAATCAATTGAGAGCCATTGAATCTGAGAAAAAATTAAAACTGGAACAGGCTCAAAATAAAATCAAACAAGCGCGCTTAAAAATTAAAAGTGACAGTATTGATTTGATTGCCGTTAACACACAACTCAAAATTGCCAATACGCAATACAACCGTTCTTTGCAATTAAACAAAGAAGGTTTAAAACCAATGACCGATGTTGAGGAAAAACGTTTAAAATTACAAGACGCCGAAGCCAAAATCATCAATCAGGAGAACAAATTATTGAGCAGCAAAAACGATTTCATCAACTCAAAAGTAGAGATCAATCGTATCATTGCGGAATATTCGGAAAAAGTAGCCAAATCTGAAAGTGATCAATTTACCGCCAAAAGCAGTCAATACGATGCATCTGCTCAAGTGAACAAACTTGAAAACCAATATGCCAATTATAGTATCCGTAACAATATGTACTATATCAGAGCGGCACAAAGCGGCTACATTAACAGGGCTTTGCAATCGGGAATTGGTGAAACGATAAAAGAAGGAACCGCCATCGCAACCATTATGCCTTCTGCTTATGATATTGCAGTAGAAACCTATGTTAACCCGGTTGATTTACCTTTAATTCGCAAGGGAGAAAAAGTCAGAGTCTGGTTTGACGGATGGCCAACAATTGTCTTCTCGGGATGGCCAAATGCTTCGTATGGTACTTTTGGTGGTAAGATTGTAGCGGTCGAAAATTTCATCAGCGATAATGGAAAATACAGAATTTTAATTGCACCGGATCCGAACGAACCGAAATGGCCGGCACAATTGAGTATTGGTTCAGGAGCACAAACATTGGCCCTACTAGACACTGTTCCTATGTGGTTTGAAATATGGAGAACCTTAAACGGATTCCCTCCTAATTATTATAAAAAAGACGCAAAACCAACTAAAGAAAAGAAATAA
- a CDS encoding peptidase domain-containing ABC transporter → MTPLKRFYNLLALDKKDIVQIFFYAIFAGLISLSLPLGIQAIINFIQSGRVSASWIVLILLVVVGVALVGILSLMQLRITENLQQKIFVRSSFEFATRLPKIKFEALYANYPPELANRFFDTLTIQKGTSKLLIDFSAALLQIAFGIILLSLYHPFFIIFGILLFFLLFFIFKFSYRTGLETSLKESKFKYKVASWLQEIARNNFSFRNELNYEYALHKNDNLVNDYLTYREKHFNIIKRQFIQLIIFKILITASLLIIGGYLVLSQEMNIGQFVAAEIIILLVITSVEKIIIGLETFYDVLTSVEKIGQVTDMGLEEDSSGSYDNCYTNISLETENLTFKFPDTKQNTLRTISLKIEQGEHIFVDGKNGSGKTTLIRILSGLLQPTTGSFYINDDTFKKINLKQYRSQIGSIIYGETLFEGSILDNITFKDPSITQEDLKWAINGVQLTNYIKSLPKSLDTLIFPEGKQLSSSNIQKILLARSIIHKPKVLFYEDPTDTMDENVANEIIDFITAKEHSWTIIVSSKNPYWKTKSNRVITMQDGKIVQDSKN, encoded by the coding sequence ATGACACCCTTAAAAAGATTTTACAACTTACTCGCATTAGACAAAAAAGACATTGTACAAATTTTTTTCTATGCCATTTTCGCAGGACTTATCAGTTTGTCGCTGCCGTTAGGTATTCAAGCCATTATTAACTTTATACAATCGGGTCGCGTTAGTGCTTCGTGGATTGTTTTGATTCTTTTGGTAGTAGTTGGAGTTGCTCTCGTTGGAATTCTGTCTCTTATGCAGCTTAGAATCACCGAAAATTTACAGCAAAAAATATTTGTTCGCTCTTCTTTTGAGTTTGCAACGCGTTTGCCTAAAATAAAATTTGAAGCGCTTTACGCCAACTATCCGCCTGAATTGGCGAATCGCTTTTTTGATACTTTAACCATTCAAAAAGGAACTTCAAAATTACTGATTGATTTCTCGGCCGCTTTATTACAAATTGCTTTCGGAATCATTCTGCTTTCGCTGTATCATCCGTTCTTTATCATATTTGGTATCTTACTGTTCTTTTTATTGTTTTTCATCTTTAAATTCTCGTACCGCACCGGTTTAGAGACCAGTTTGAAAGAATCAAAATTCAAATACAAAGTGGCCAGCTGGTTGCAGGAAATCGCGCGTAATAATTTTAGTTTCAGAAATGAATTGAACTATGAATATGCGTTACACAAAAATGACAACTTGGTTAATGATTATCTGACTTACAGAGAAAAGCATTTCAACATTATTAAAAGACAGTTCATACAATTAATCATTTTCAAAATATTAATAACGGCCAGTTTATTAATCATTGGTGGTTATCTGGTATTGTCGCAAGAAATGAATATTGGTCAGTTTGTGGCAGCAGAGATTATCATTTTATTGGTGATCACTTCTGTTGAAAAAATTATAATTGGTCTGGAAACTTTTTACGACGTTTTAACTTCTGTTGAGAAAATCGGCCAGGTAACCGATATGGGACTTGAAGAAGACAGTAGCGGTTCTTACGACAACTGTTATACCAATATTAGTCTTGAAACTGAAAATCTGACTTTTAAATTTCCGGACACTAAACAAAATACGTTGCGCACCATCAGCCTGAAAATTGAGCAGGGCGAGCATATTTTTGTCGACGGAAAAAACGGTTCGGGAAAAACGACTCTGATTCGTATACTTTCAGGATTGTTACAACCTACAACCGGTTCGTTTTATATTAATGATGATACTTTCAAAAAAATAAATTTAAAACAATACCGCTCTCAGATTGGAAGTATCATTTACGGAGAAACGCTTTTTGAAGGCAGTATTTTAGACAATATTACGTTTAAAGATCCTTCCATTACACAGGAAGATTTAAAATGGGCGATCAATGGCGTACAGCTTACCAATTATATAAAATCGCTTCCGAAGAGTTTAGACACCTTGATTTTTCCGGAAGGAAAGCAATTGTCGTCTTCAAATATTCAAAAAATATTACTAGCCAGAAGTATCATCCACAAACCAAAAGTACTTTTCTACGAAGACCCAACGGACACTATGGATGAAAATGTAGCCAACGAAATTATAGATTTCATTACTGCGAAAGAACATTCCTGGACGATCATCGTTTCGTCCAAAAACCCGTATTGGAAAACCAAAAGCAATCGTGTAATTACGATGCAGGACGGTAAAATAGTACAAGATTCTAAAAATTAA
- a CDS encoding TetR/AcrR family transcriptional regulator, which produces MNAIFSNIKIQVNEKLYVKDPETSDLGKKIVGNSILLIDQIGIEHFTFKKLGEQIGSNESSIYRYFENKHKLVVYLSSWYWGWMEYKLVFATNNITNPTERLHKAITIVTEKITNNPVTTHIDEAILNKIIISEFTKTIYTKEVDEDNKEGFFLVYKRVINRIISIVQEVNPNYPFAKSLVSSIVEGSLHQHFLNEHLKTITDCNEPVTVTSFYLDLVDRILSK; this is translated from the coding sequence ATGAATGCAATATTTTCAAATATAAAAATTCAGGTTAACGAAAAATTATATGTAAAAGATCCGGAAACCTCTGATTTAGGGAAGAAGATTGTGGGAAACAGTATTCTTTTAATTGATCAGATCGGTATCGAGCATTTTACTTTCAAGAAATTGGGAGAACAAATTGGTTCAAATGAAAGTTCGATTTATCGCTACTTTGAAAACAAACACAAACTGGTTGTGTATTTATCGTCCTGGTATTGGGGATGGATGGAATACAAGTTGGTTTTTGCCACCAATAACATCACCAATCCAACCGAAAGACTGCACAAAGCAATTACCATTGTAACGGAAAAAATCACAAATAATCCTGTCACCACACATATTGATGAGGCTATTTTGAACAAAATCATAATTTCAGAATTCACCAAAACCATTTACACCAAAGAGGTCGACGAGGACAACAAAGAAGGTTTCTTTCTGGTTTACAAAAGAGTTATTAACCGAATCATTAGCATCGTACAGGAAGTAAATCCTAATTATCCTTTTGCCAAAAGTTTAGTTTCAAGCATCGTTGAAGGAAGTCTGCATCAGCATTTCTTAAACGAACATTTAAAAACCATAACAGATTGTAACGAACCCGTAACGGTAACTTCCTTTTATCTGGATTTAGTAGACCGAATTCTTTCAAAATAA